In Humulus lupulus chromosome 6, drHumLupu1.1, whole genome shotgun sequence, a single genomic region encodes these proteins:
- the LOC133783993 gene encoding transcription factor bHLH160 isoform X2, with translation MKISEAYMALGSLLPSSRPSKVKKRWTAPRIIDKVLEYIPELENEIEELTLKKKNTQSAVESIMPSSVLVDKKISSSAMASEINKSITVSVNEVKKGQLIFQICRQRNEQKDFSSLLEFIEEEVAICLVSASTLHVCDERDCCHIHIQIINESSSASNGNDSSSVLKEKIINESSSASNGNDSSSVLKEKVISWLS, from the exons ATGAAGATCAGTGAGGCTTATATGGCCCTTGGTTCCTTGCTGCCTAGTTCTCGACCATCAAAGGTCAAG AAGAGGTGGACTGCTCCAAGAATAATCGATAAAGTTCTTGAATATATTCCGGAGTTAGAGAATGAAATAGAAGAATTGACTCTAAAGAAGAAGAATACCCAATCAGCTGTTGAAAGTATAATGCCATCATCAGTACTTGTTGACAAAAAGATTAGTAGTAGTGCTATGGCTTCAGAAATTAATAAATCTATCACAGTATCAGTGAATGAAGTTAAAAAGGGTCAGCTGATCTTTCAAATTTGCAGGCAAAGAAATGAACAAAAAGATTTCTCAAGCTTATTGGAATTTATTGAAGAAGAAGTTGCGATATGCCTGGTGAGTGCTTCCACTCTTCATGTTTGTGATGAGAGAGACTGCTGCCACATTCATATTcag ATCATCAATGAGAGTTCAAGTGCAAGTAATGGAAATGACTCTTCTTCGGTGTTAAAAGAAAAG ATCATCAATGAGAGTTCAAGTGCAAGTAATGGAAATGACTCTTCTTCGGTGTTAAAAGAAAAGGTGATTTCTTGGTTGAGCTAA
- the LOC133783993 gene encoding transcription factor bHLH160 isoform X1 → MFVEQENSIVITNSLSSGKDFISSKKAKGRKSTKCKNLKSVEDKRQTVIQSEVEEEDSVIKKQEHNAKERIRRMKISEAYMALGSLLPSSRPSKVKKRWTAPRIIDKVLEYIPELENEIEELTLKKKNTQSAVESIMPSSVLVDKKISSSAMASEINKSITVSVNEVKKGQLIFQICRQRNEQKDFSSLLEFIEEEVAICLVSASTLHVCDERDCCHIHIQIINESSSASNGNDSSSVLKEKIINESSSASNGNDSSSVLKEKVISWLS, encoded by the exons ATGTTTGTtgaacaagaaaactcaatagtGATTACTAATAGTTTGAGCTCCGGAAAAGATTTCATTAGCTCCAAGAAGGCGAAGGGAAGGAAATCAACCAAGTGTAAGAATTTGAAGAGTGTTGAAGACAAAAGGCAGACTGTGATTCAATCCGAGGTTGAAGAGGAAGATTCAGTCATCAAGAAACAAGAGCACAATGCTAAGGAGAGGATAAGAAGGATGAAGATCAGTGAGGCTTATATGGCCCTTGGTTCCTTGCTGCCTAGTTCTCGACCATCAAAGGTCAAG AAGAGGTGGACTGCTCCAAGAATAATCGATAAAGTTCTTGAATATATTCCGGAGTTAGAGAATGAAATAGAAGAATTGACTCTAAAGAAGAAGAATACCCAATCAGCTGTTGAAAGTATAATGCCATCATCAGTACTTGTTGACAAAAAGATTAGTAGTAGTGCTATGGCTTCAGAAATTAATAAATCTATCACAGTATCAGTGAATGAAGTTAAAAAGGGTCAGCTGATCTTTCAAATTTGCAGGCAAAGAAATGAACAAAAAGATTTCTCAAGCTTATTGGAATTTATTGAAGAAGAAGTTGCGATATGCCTGGTGAGTGCTTCCACTCTTCATGTTTGTGATGAGAGAGACTGCTGCCACATTCATATTcag ATCATCAATGAGAGTTCAAGTGCAAGTAATGGAAATGACTCTTCTTCGGTGTTAAAAGAAAAG ATCATCAATGAGAGTTCAAGTGCAAGTAATGGAAATGACTCTTCTTCGGTGTTAAAAGAAAAGGTGATTTCTTGGTTGAGCTAA